In Inquilinus sp. KBS0705, one genomic interval encodes:
- a CDS encoding YeeE/YedE family protein: MKGIKFIVAGIIFGIVMTKSEAVSWYRIQEMFRFQSFHMYGIIGTAVVLGTIAVFLIKKFDIKDFSGEPILFHNKDKSWPKYIIGGTIFGLGWALTGACPGPMFVNIGYGYLSMAIVVAGALLGTYLYGLLKAKLPH; encoded by the coding sequence ATGAAGGGTATAAAATTCATCGTCGCAGGTATTATTTTCGGCATCGTCATGACCAAGTCCGAGGCGGTATCGTGGTATCGCATACAAGAGATGTTTCGCTTCCAGTCGTTTCATATGTATGGCATTATAGGTACAGCGGTTGTGTTGGGCACAATTGCCGTATTCCTGATTAAAAAATTCGACATCAAAGATTTTTCGGGTGAGCCTATCCTATTCCACAATAAGGATAAAAGCTGGCCGAAGTATATCATCGGCGGTACTATTTTTGGCTTAGGCTGGGCCTTAACAGGCGCATGCCCCGGCCCTATGTTTGTAAATATTGGCTATGGTTATTTAAGCATGGCAATTGTAGTAGCAGGCGCATTACTGGGCACTTACCTTTATGGCTTATTAAAAGCTAAATTGCCGCATTAA
- a CDS encoding YeeE/YedE family protein — protein sequence MLNLLSQPWPWYTSGAAIAGIMVLLLYFGKSFGFSSNLRTICSMAGAGKHVKFFDFNWQAQKWNLLFLVGSVLGGLISATVLKSDIPLQLSTATIKDLAAIGIHFDGQLNPSQLFSIQSVTLKNILLLLGGGLLVGFGTRYAGGCTSGHAISGLSNLQLPSLIAVIGFFAGGLIMTHFLLPLLLAI from the coding sequence ATGCTTAATTTACTTAGCCAACCCTGGCCCTGGTATACATCGGGTGCGGCAATAGCCGGTATTATGGTGTTGTTGCTTTACTTTGGTAAATCGTTTGGGTTTTCGTCAAACCTGCGTACTATTTGCAGTATGGCCGGGGCAGGTAAGCACGTTAAATTTTTTGATTTTAACTGGCAGGCTCAAAAATGGAACCTGTTGTTTTTAGTTGGTTCGGTATTAGGCGGGTTAATATCGGCTACTGTGCTAAAAAGCGATATACCCTTGCAGCTATCTACCGCTACCATTAAGGACCTTGCCGCTATCGGCATCCATTTCGACGGGCAATTAAACCCCTCGCAGCTTTTTAGTATACAGTCGGTGACTTTAAAAAACATATTGCTTTTGCTGGGCGGGGGCTTGCTGGTAGGTTTCGGTACCAGGTACGCAGGTGGCTGCACTTCGGGGCATGCCATAAGCGGTTTATCAAACCTGCAATTACCTTCGCTGATAGCGGTTATCGGCTTTTTTGCCGGCGGCCTCATCATGACCCACTTTTTACTCCCTTTACTATTAGCGATATGA